In Cicer arietinum cultivar CDC Frontier isolate Library 1 chromosome 1, Cicar.CDCFrontier_v2.0, whole genome shotgun sequence, one DNA window encodes the following:
- the LOC101504296 gene encoding uncharacterized protein, with protein sequence MAKGNPPTTSFHELKPEQYAHSPVHYAVAIGNRAALSRIISSLPRFPDPTQIHTESDSLAQERVADQISAVLDRRDVPLRETPLHLAVRLNDISAAKSLASAGADVSLHNAAGWNPLQEALCRRATEISAVLVRHHQRSAWIKWRRRLPRLVAVLRRMRDFYMEISFHFESSVIPFVDMFAPSDTYKIWKRDGNLRADTSLAGFDGFKIQRADQSFLFLGDGDHAHAVPSGSLLVLNRDDRKIFDAFENAGAPMSDSDVAGLCSQTSMYRPGMDVTKAELIGRKNWRKQDKTENVGEWKAKVYEVQNVLFSFKSRKVAAGESSSEQVIPLELDEDEDGFLVAENPSFGMPLGSDKRRHSSFVREDREWVPLGRKSVDVPSSMIPPHRKSSATVRLAQPTPLPPPAKEKEYLKSLRPSVWLTEQFPLKTEELLPLLDILANKVKAVRRMRDLLTTKFPPGTFPVKVAIPVVPTVRVVITFTKFVELQPVEKFYTPFTSPRHLTAEDEAEKNPENRHSSFSSSWLRRNNSQSGTSRSNKQQQRSSSGAFDLDPFVIPEGYTWSNSSGDSSNNKSKKMNKSKSVRKIQVKISQ encoded by the exons ATGGCGAAAGGGAACCCTCCTACGACGTCGTTTCATGAATTGAAGCCAGAACAATACGCACACAGTCCAGTTCACTACGCCGTTGCAATTGGAAACCGCGCCGCACTTTCTAGAATTATCTCGTCCCTTCCGCGTTTCCCTGACCCCACTCAAATTCACACTGAGTCTGACTCGCTCGCTCAGGAACGAGTTGCTGATCAAATCTCCGCCGTGCTTGATCGACGCGATGTTCCCTTGAGGGAAACGCCTCTCCACCTTGCCGTTCGTTTAAATGATATTTCCGCTGCTAAATCCCTCGCCTCCGCCGGTGCCGACGTGTCTCTTCATAATGCCGCCGGTTGGAACCCTCTTCAGGAAGCACTATGTCGACGCGCGACGGAAATCTCGGCGGTTCTTGTCCGCCATCATCAGCGCTCCGCTTGGATAAAATGGCGTCGCCGTCTTCCTCGTCTAGTCGCTGTGCTCCGCCGTATGCGTGATTTCTACATGGAGATCTCATTCCACTTCGAGAGCTCCGTCATTCCTTTCGTTGACATGTTTGCTCCTTCTGACACCTACAAAATCTGGAAACGCGATGGTAACCTACGCGCGGATACTTCACTCGCCGGATTCGATGGTTTCAAGATCCAACGCGCCGATCAGAGCTTCCTCTTCCTCGGTGACGGAGACCACGCGCACGCCGTCCCCTCAGGATCTTTGCTAGTCCTCAACCGCGACGATCGGAAAATCTTCGACGCATTTGAAAATGCCGGAGCTCCGATGAGTGATTCCGACGTTGCCGGATTATGTTCACAGACGAGCATGTACCGACCTGGAATGGACGTTACGAAGGCAGAACTCATCGGAAGGAAGAATTGGAGAAAACAAGATAAGACGGAGAACGTTGGAGAATGGAAGGCGAAGGTTTACGAAGTGCAAAACGTGCTTTTCAGTTTCAAGTCAAGAAAAGTTGCCGCCGGTGAATCAAGTAGCGAGCAAGTTATACCGTTGGAATTAGACGAGGACGAAGACGGTTTTCTTGTGGCCGAGAATCCAAGTTTTGGAATGCCGTTAGGTTCCGACAAAAGAAGACACAGTAGCTTCGTTCGAGAAGATAGAGAGTGGGTCCCACTGGGAAGAAAAAGCGTGGACGTTCCTTCATCGATGATTCCACCGCATAGAAAGTCTTCTGCAACGGTTAGATTGGCGCAGCCTACGCCACTTCCACCACCGGCGAAGGAGAAGGAGTATTTGAAGAGTTTACGGCCGTCGGTATGGTTGACGGAGCAATTTCCGTTGAAAACGGAGGAGCTGTTGCCGCTTCTCGACATTCTGGCAAACAAGGTGAAAGCAGTGAGAAGGATGAGAGATTTGCTCACGACGAAGTTCCCGCCGGGAACTTTTCCGGTTAAG GTGGCAATTCCAGTGGTCCCTACGGTAAGGGTGGTGATCACGTTCACAAAGTTCGTGGAGCTTCAACCAGTTGAGAAATTCTATACACCGTTTACGAGTCCTAGACATTTAACAGCTGAAGATGAAGCTGAGAAAAATCCAGAAAACCGTCactcttcattttcatcttcatggTTGAGACGAAACAATAGTCAATCAGGGACTTCAAGGAGTAATAAGCAGCAACAACGATCCTCTTCTGGGGCATTTGATTTAGATCCTTTTGTTATTCCTGAGGGATATACATGGAGCAATAGTAGTGGGGATAGTAGTAATAATAAGTCAAAGAAAATGAACAAGTCCAAGTCTGTGAGAAAGATCCAAGTGAAAATTTCACAGTGA